The following proteins are co-located in the Streptococcus anginosus genome:
- the serB gene encoding phosphoserine phosphatase SerB produces MKTRGLLVLDVDSTLIREEGIDLLGAAAGVGEQVAAITERAMQGKYDFETALIERVALLKGLPETIFKRVFKQIHFTKGAQELIEEMHQRGYKVGVVSGGFHEMVDELAEKLNVDYIKANRLEVKDGKLTGRVLGTIVTKEVKKVMLKQWAEENNLTLFQTIAVGDGANDLPMILTAGIGIAFNAKPLVREQAPYQINQTDLYHVVKLLEGIESED; encoded by the coding sequence GATGTAGACAGTACCTTGATTAGAGAAGAAGGAATTGATTTGCTAGGTGCTGCAGCAGGAGTTGGTGAGCAAGTCGCAGCCATTACAGAACGGGCTATGCAAGGGAAATATGATTTTGAGACAGCTTTGATAGAACGCGTGGCCTTGCTCAAAGGACTTCCTGAAACAATTTTTAAACGAGTTTTTAAGCAAATTCATTTTACCAAAGGTGCTCAAGAGTTGATAGAGGAAATGCATCAGCGTGGATACAAGGTTGGCGTTGTATCAGGAGGATTTCATGAAATGGTAGACGAATTAGCAGAGAAATTGAATGTAGATTACATAAAAGCTAATCGTTTGGAAGTGAAAGACGGTAAGCTAACAGGTAGAGTTTTAGGAACAATTGTCACAAAAGAAGTCAAAAAAGTCATGTTAAAGCAGTGGGCAGAGGAAAATAATTTGACTCTGTTTCAAACCATTGCTGTAGGAGACGGTGCCAATGACCTCCCGATGATATTGACGGCAGGAATCGGGATTGCTTTTAACGCCAAGCCTCTTGTGAGAGAACAAGCGCCGTATCAAATCAATCAAACGGACTTGTATCACGTTGTAAAACTTTTAGAGGGGATAGAAAGCGAGGACTAA